From one Sulfurimonas sp. HSL-3221 genomic stretch:
- a CDS encoding type II secretion system protein yields MKRAGFTMIELIFVIVILGILAAVAIPKLAATRDDAKISAIIGNARTLIGDITAKRTALGEADFKLALYSDVSSVPANKGACGTAYAAADKLAGTTAYLCDSDAGTGCVTLQVDANGSTITVGTNTGTTVCDGVAADPAIIAYKATPINMGGSTVTR; encoded by the coding sequence ATGAAAAGAGCTGGTTTTACAATGATCGAATTGATCTTCGTTATCGTTATTCTTGGTATTTTGGCGGCTGTCGCCATCCCGAAACTTGCTGCAACACGTGATGATGCGAAAATTTCTGCCATCATCGGAAATGCGCGTACACTGATCGGTGATATTACTGCAAAGCGTACTGCACTGGGTGAGGCAGACTTTAAACTTGCTCTCTATTCAGATGTTTCCAGTGTTCCTGCTAATAAAGGGGCGTGTGGTACTGCTTATGCTGCAGCTGATAAGCTTGCAGGTACGACTGCCTATTTGTGCGACTCTGACGCTGGTACTGGATGTGTAACGCTCCAAGTTGATGCGAACGGATCCACAATTACAGTTGGCACAAATACAGGTACTACTGTTTGTGATGGTGTCGCTGCTGACCCGGCGATCATTGCGTATAAAGCAACACCGATCAATATGGGTGGATCAACCGTTACTCGCTAA
- a CDS encoding type II secretion system protein produces MKKAAFTMIELIFVMLVLGILAVIAIPRLAAVRDDAEISRMASDVMTGSFECAAHVVARGAVDPTMSNMSQAIKNVVIAGKATESPRHVSFIMGTIPNCVMLDINQSSDGNVEEIQLSYANAGSDDLCLGLHDVIDEGKFPIPLKGRTIVR; encoded by the coding sequence ATGAAAAAAGCCGCTTTTACGATGATTGAGTTGATATTCGTCATGTTGGTGTTAGGAATTCTTGCAGTCATCGCGATCCCAAGATTAGCGGCGGTGCGTGATGATGCAGAAATATCGAGAATGGCGAGCGATGTTATGACGGGCAGCTTTGAATGTGCTGCTCATGTTGTGGCGAGGGGAGCGGTCGATCCAACGATGTCAAATATGTCTCAAGCGATCAAAAATGTTGTTATTGCTGGAAAAGCGACCGAATCTCCAAGGCATGTCTCATTTATTATGGGAACGATTCCAAACTGTGTCATGCTTGACATTAATCAAAGTAGTGATGGAAATGTTGAAGAGATCCAACTCAGTTATGCGAATGCTGGTAGCGATGATCTCTGTCTCGGGTTACATGATGTTATCGACGAAGGGAAATTTCCCATTCCATTGAAAGGAAGAACCATTGTACGCTAA
- a CDS encoding type II secretion system protein codes for MIELVFVIVVLGILAAIAIPKFAATREDAQISKGAADVAAIRSGIISVRQQYLLRGQTSYPSSLSGAGVASGKLFDGNGTGTILMYAVTPKTAGGHWRGTDPNYIYQVGTVNCGFTYNNANGTFNLTTTGQIYCDGLVGN; via the coding sequence ATGATTGAACTTGTTTTTGTTATTGTTGTACTGGGAATTTTGGCGGCTATTGCCATTCCAAAATTTGCAGCGACAAGAGAGGATGCGCAGATATCCAAAGGGGCGGCTGATGTCGCTGCGATCCGTTCCGGAATCATTTCTGTACGGCAGCAATACCTCCTGCGAGGGCAGACATCCTATCCCTCTTCGTTGAGCGGTGCAGGCGTTGCAAGCGGGAAACTGTTTGACGGAAACGGAACAGGGACGATCCTGATGTACGCAGTAACACCCAAGACGGCCGGAGGGCACTGGCGGGGTACCGACCCGAATTATATCTACCAAGTAGGAACGGTGAACTGCGGCTTTACCTATAATAATGCAAACGGTACGTTTAATCTAACGACAACCGGTCAGATATACTGTGACGGGCTTGTCGGTAACTGA
- a CDS encoding primosomal protein N': MPYFELSLLNTPLGALTYASDTPLEKGQIIEVSLQTRKRLGIVMKQVEQPAFETEKITALQSAYFKNWQIEFARFISEYYFCSLGEALGLFVPYDGLSNEVDQTLYGSIALSKRQEEVLTFLKKHPVSLLFGDTGSGKTEIYMKYFEAMLSQGKRSLFLMPEISLTPQMQKRLEAHFGDAVVMWHSKLTKKQKEKALIKIRSGEAGIIAGPRSALFLPIDDLGVIIVDEEHDDSYKSSSRPRYHARDMAIYYGKLLKIPVVLGSATPSLSSYVKFPHYRLKGGHFQSERAFEFEAHAEGITPKIESAIEATVAQKEQAMLFIPTRANFKYLICSSCGYTYECPFCSVGMSVHRYRRQVRCHYCGFAEAIPQHCPECQTGDLVSSRLGTAEAVEYFHEQQPQWRVAQFDRDKITTQKKLKELLHAFNEHEIDLLVGTQMLSKGHDYHAVTLAVVLGLDNLLSLSDYRARERALSLLLQIAGRSGRKKAARVIVQTFNAEFFSAYVDAYERFLEEEKLFREGMYPPYKKLCRVLFAHKKSETAEAAMRQMETGLKVFDTVEIVGAGKAPIEKIAGKYRYQILLRSDKSTDLIRALKTTKVPLAEIDMDPIEFG, from the coding sequence ATGCCCTATTTTGAACTCTCTCTTTTAAATACCCCGCTTGGTGCACTGACTTACGCATCTGATACACCTTTGGAGAAGGGGCAAATCATTGAGGTGTCGCTACAGACGAGAAAGCGTCTCGGTATCGTAATGAAGCAGGTGGAACAACCTGCTTTTGAAACCGAAAAGATCACTGCACTACAAAGCGCCTATTTCAAAAATTGGCAAATCGAATTCGCAAGATTTATCTCCGAATACTATTTTTGTTCCCTGGGGGAAGCGCTGGGGCTCTTTGTCCCTTATGACGGATTGTCAAACGAGGTAGATCAGACGCTGTATGGCTCAATTGCACTTTCGAAACGCCAGGAAGAGGTGTTGACTTTTCTGAAAAAGCATCCGGTCTCACTGCTTTTCGGCGATACCGGTTCGGGCAAGACAGAGATCTATATGAAATATTTTGAGGCGATGCTGTCACAGGGAAAACGTTCTTTGTTCCTCATGCCGGAAATCTCGCTGACACCGCAGATGCAGAAGCGCCTGGAGGCGCATTTCGGGGATGCCGTGGTGATGTGGCACTCGAAACTGACGAAGAAGCAGAAAGAGAAAGCACTGATCAAGATTCGTAGCGGAGAGGCGGGGATCATCGCCGGCCCGCGCTCTGCGCTTTTCCTGCCGATCGACGATCTTGGCGTGATCATCGTTGACGAGGAGCATGACGACAGTTATAAATCCTCCTCACGCCCGCGCTACCATGCCCGGGATATGGCGATCTATTACGGGAAACTGCTCAAGATCCCGGTGGTGCTTGGCAGTGCGACCCCTTCACTCAGTTCCTATGTGAAATTCCCCCACTACCGGCTCAAAGGCGGGCATTTTCAGAGCGAGCGCGCGTTTGAGTTTGAAGCACATGCCGAGGGGATTACGCCGAAGATCGAATCGGCCATCGAGGCGACCGTGGCGCAAAAAGAGCAGGCGATGCTTTTTATCCCGACCCGGGCGAATTTCAAATATCTCATCTGCAGCAGCTGCGGCTATACCTATGAGTGCCCTTTTTGCAGTGTCGGGATGAGCGTACACCGCTACCGCCGTCAGGTACGCTGCCACTACTGCGGGTTTGCCGAGGCGATTCCCCAGCACTGTCCCGAATGCCAGACGGGTGACCTTGTCAGTTCGCGTCTGGGCACGGCGGAAGCGGTCGAATATTTCCATGAGCAGCAGCCGCAGTGGCGGGTGGCGCAGTTCGACCGGGACAAGATCACAACCCAGAAAAAGCTCAAAGAGCTGCTGCACGCTTTTAACGAACACGAGATTGATCTGCTTGTCGGGACGCAGATGCTCTCGAAGGGGCATGATTACCATGCAGTGACGCTCGCGGTCGTTTTGGGTCTGGACAACCTTCTCAGTCTCAGCGATTACCGAGCTCGGGAGCGCGCATTGTCGCTTTTGCTGCAGATCGCGGGGCGCAGCGGCCGGAAAAAGGCGGCACGCGTCATTGTGCAGACTTTCAATGCCGAATTCTTTTCCGCCTATGTCGATGCGTATGAACGGTTCTTGGAGGAGGAGAAACTCTTCAGAGAAGGGATGTACCCGCCCTACAAAAAGCTCTGCCGCGTGCTCTTTGCCCACAAAAAAAGCGAGACTGCCGAAGCGGCGATGCGTCAGATGGAAACGGGACTGAAAGTGTTCGACACGGTGGAAATCGTCGGGGCCGGGAAGGCACCGATTGAAAAGATCGCGGGGAAATACCGCTATCAGATTCTGTTGCGCTCCGATAAGAGCACTGACCTGATCCGGGCGCTCAAAACGACGAAGGTGCCGCTGGCCGAGATCGATATGGATCCCATCGAGTTCGGCTAA
- the ispG gene encoding flavodoxin-dependent (E)-4-hydroxy-3-methylbut-2-enyl-diphosphate synthase — MIKRYPTKQIYVGNVPVGGDAPISVQSMTYSRTRDVEATVEQINRLHFAGCDIVRVAVPDMEDALALRSIKEQISLPLVADIHFNYKLALVAAEVVDCIRINPGNIGEKSRVKDVVKACQERNIPIRIGVNAGSLEKQFDAKYGQTAEGMVASAEYNIKFLEDLGFTDIKVSLKASDVQRTVEAYRLLRPKNNYPFHLGVTEAGTKFHATVKSAIGLGTLLLEGIGDTMRVSITGELEEEINVGRAILKDSGAAGEGLNIISCPTCGRIEADLVSAVDEIEKRTKHIKAPLNVSVMGCVVNAIGEAQHADVAIAYGKGSGLVMVKGEVVARLEEKELVDKFVDEVEKMAGGNE, encoded by the coding sequence ATGATTAAGCGCTATCCTACCAAGCAGATTTATGTCGGAAATGTCCCCGTCGGCGGGGATGCGCCTATTTCCGTTCAGTCGATGACCTACAGCCGTACCCGCGACGTCGAAGCGACGGTTGAACAGATCAACCGCCTTCATTTCGCGGGGTGTGACATTGTGCGTGTCGCCGTCCCGGATATGGAAGATGCGCTGGCACTCAGATCGATCAAGGAACAGATATCTTTGCCGCTTGTCGCCGACATCCATTTCAACTATAAGTTGGCCCTCGTAGCGGCAGAAGTCGTCGACTGTATCCGCATCAACCCGGGCAATATCGGTGAAAAAAGCCGGGTAAAGGATGTCGTCAAAGCCTGCCAGGAACGCAACATCCCGATCCGTATCGGCGTCAATGCGGGCAGCCTGGAAAAACAGTTCGATGCGAAGTACGGCCAGACGGCGGAGGGGATGGTCGCCTCGGCGGAGTACAACATCAAATTTCTCGAAGACCTCGGCTTTACGGATATCAAGGTTTCCCTCAAGGCCAGCGACGTGCAGCGTACCGTCGAGGCGTATCGCCTGCTGCGTCCGAAGAACAATTACCCTTTCCATCTTGGGGTGACCGAAGCAGGCACGAAGTTCCACGCGACGGTGAAGAGTGCCATCGGTCTGGGCACGCTGCTGCTGGAGGGGATAGGCGATACCATGCGCGTTTCCATCACCGGCGAACTCGAAGAGGAGATCAACGTCGGCCGCGCTATTCTCAAAGATTCCGGCGCGGCGGGGGAGGGGCTCAATATTATCTCCTGCCCGACCTGTGGCCGGATCGAAGCGGACCTGGTGAGCGCGGTGGACGAGATCGAAAAGCGCACCAAGCATATCAAGGCCCCGCTCAACGTCTCCGTTATGGGCTGCGTCGTCAATGCCATCGGTGAAGCGCAGCATGCCGACGTTGCGATCGCTTACGGCAAGGGGAGCGGCCTGGTGATGGTGAAGGGCGAAGTTGTTGCGCGCCTGGAGGAGAAGGAGCTGGTGGACAAGTTCGTCGACGAGGTTGAAAAGATGGCGGGAGGGAACGAATAA
- a CDS encoding replicative DNA helicase yields MEEKLYNLAFEKAVLSSIIFEPSQFEELEAILKSEDFYLPAHQDIYGAIVSLSRRDEPIDEEFIRKELNAKKKFDENVMLEILSANPISNTAAYIKELKDKSLKRHLLTLTTEIKKVALEEEWPSSEVVDMVEKKLYEITQDSQTSDFKDAESVTIDTMRYIEEMKARGNSVLVGVDTGFAELNKMTTGFGKGDLVIVAARPAMGKTSFALNMVQNLLRKGKGVAFFSLEMPAEQLMLRLLSVDTSVPLQKLRVGDMNDEEWTRLGQAVERMQSSKLFVDDQGSVNINQLRSRLRKLKGQHPEIEMAVIDYLQIMSGTGTRDRHLEVSEMSRGLKMLARELEMPIVALSQLNRGLESRNDKRPMLSDIRESGSIEQDADIILFVYRDDVYLYKEEKEREKAAKAEGKEFTPTYVEKEEEEAEIIIGKQRNGPTGHVKLLFQKRLTRFVDMPTYNATEIVYENVDTKSAEMDVGSVSMPTI; encoded by the coding sequence ATGGAAGAGAAACTCTACAACCTCGCCTTTGAAAAAGCCGTACTCAGTTCGATCATCTTCGAACCTTCCCAGTTCGAGGAGCTCGAAGCGATTCTGAAGTCGGAGGATTTCTACCTGCCGGCACACCAGGATATCTACGGTGCCATCGTCTCCCTCTCCCGCCGGGACGAGCCGATCGACGAAGAGTTTATCCGCAAAGAGCTCAATGCGAAGAAGAAGTTCGATGAGAACGTGATGCTCGAGATCCTCTCGGCCAACCCGATCTCGAATACGGCGGCCTACATTAAAGAGCTGAAGGATAAATCCCTCAAGCGGCACCTGCTGACCCTGACGACGGAGATCAAGAAGGTCGCGCTCGAAGAGGAGTGGCCCAGCAGCGAAGTCGTGGACATGGTCGAGAAAAAGCTCTACGAGATCACCCAGGATTCGCAGACGAGCGATTTCAAAGACGCCGAGTCGGTGACGATCGATACGATGCGATACATCGAAGAGATGAAGGCGCGCGGTAATTCCGTACTGGTCGGTGTCGATACGGGGTTCGCTGAACTGAACAAGATGACGACGGGTTTCGGCAAGGGGGACCTCGTCATCGTTGCGGCGCGTCCGGCAATGGGGAAGACCTCCTTTGCGCTTAACATGGTGCAGAACCTGCTGCGAAAAGGGAAGGGCGTCGCTTTCTTCTCCCTGGAGATGCCGGCGGAGCAGCTGATGCTACGTCTGCTCTCCGTTGATACCTCCGTCCCGCTGCAGAAACTGCGTGTCGGGGATATGAATGACGAGGAGTGGACAAGACTCGGACAGGCGGTCGAACGGATGCAGTCGAGCAAGCTCTTTGTCGATGACCAGGGCTCGGTCAACATCAACCAGCTCCGTTCCCGTCTGCGCAAGCTCAAGGGGCAGCATCCCGAGATCGAGATGGCCGTTATCGACTACCTGCAGATCATGAGCGGCACGGGCACGCGGGACCGCCACCTGGAGGTCAGCGAAATGTCCCGGGGGCTGAAGATGCTGGCGCGTGAGCTGGAGATGCCCATCGTCGCGCTCTCCCAGCTCAACCGCGGCTTGGAGTCGCGCAACGACAAGCGCCCGATGCTCAGCGATATCCGCGAATCCGGCTCCATCGAGCAGGACGCCGACATCATCCTCTTCGTCTACCGCGACGACGTCTACCTCTACAAGGAGGAGAAAGAGCGTGAAAAGGCGGCAAAGGCCGAAGGCAAGGAGTTTACGCCCACCTATGTCGAGAAAGAGGAGGAAGAGGCCGAGATCATCATCGGTAAGCAGCGTAACGGTCCGACGGGCCATGTCAAGTTGCTCTTCCAGAAGCGGCTGACCCGTTTTGTCGATATGCCGACCTATAATGCAACGGAGATCGTCTACGAGAACGTCGATACGAAAAGCGCGGAGATGGATGTCGGCAGCGTTTCGATGCCGACGATCTGA
- a CDS encoding ComEC/Rec2 family competence protein: MTRYDDAVIFATVEQQYEKRKAERTYQVLKLRSEAGAFFYMTAPAALRNLQGYAVRVWLRTDRLDFRHYLSGFFAHGAVDAVLPRRQWKFRAGEWFAAQHDEGRSGALFAALFTATPLPTELRTSLGQLGISHLLAISGFHLGLLSVLLFTLLRFPYRALQSRWFPWRNAHRDLFAVTAMILLGYALFLQLPPSVLRAFAMMLIGFFLYDRGLRLLSFQSLFIAAVLLIAIWPRLLFSVGFCLSVAGVYYIFLFLHTFADRGKIFTFVGMHVWVYLMMLPIALTIFGTFSALHPLSILWTMLFIPFYPLTLLLHAAGAGGVLDAPIVWILELPVSAVRVEAGWWLLISWGALSLLALPSKTVKMLLPFLATAVFVGAVYQVA; this comes from the coding sequence TTGACCCGGTATGACGATGCGGTGATCTTTGCGACCGTCGAGCAGCAGTATGAAAAGCGCAAGGCGGAGCGGACCTACCAGGTGTTGAAGCTGCGCAGCGAGGCGGGTGCCTTCTTTTATATGACGGCCCCGGCGGCCCTGCGGAACCTGCAGGGGTATGCGGTACGGGTCTGGCTGCGAACGGACCGTCTGGATTTCAGGCACTATCTCAGCGGCTTTTTCGCCCATGGCGCTGTCGATGCCGTCTTGCCGCGACGCCAGTGGAAGTTTCGGGCGGGGGAGTGGTTCGCCGCCCAGCATGACGAGGGACGAAGCGGAGCGCTTTTTGCCGCACTTTTTACGGCAACGCCGCTGCCAACCGAGTTGCGAACGTCCCTGGGGCAGCTGGGCATCAGTCACCTGCTGGCGATCAGCGGCTTCCACCTGGGACTGCTCAGTGTGCTTCTGTTTACACTGCTGCGTTTTCCCTACCGCGCCCTGCAGTCGCGCTGGTTTCCCTGGCGCAACGCGCACAGGGATCTGTTCGCTGTCACGGCAATGATCCTGTTGGGCTATGCCCTCTTTTTGCAACTGCCGCCCTCCGTGCTGCGCGCTTTCGCGATGATGCTCATCGGTTTTTTTCTTTATGACCGCGGCCTCCGGCTGCTCTCGTTCCAATCCCTCTTCATCGCCGCCGTACTCTTGATTGCTATCTGGCCCCGGCTGCTCTTTTCCGTCGGGTTCTGCCTCTCCGTAGCGGGGGTCTATTATATTTTTCTTTTCCTGCACACTTTCGCCGACCGGGGCAAAATATTCACCTTCGTCGGGATGCACGTGTGGGTCTACCTGATGATGCTGCCGATCGCGCTGACGATTTTCGGTACCTTCTCGGCCCTTCACCCGCTCTCTATCCTCTGGACAATGCTCTTTATCCCTTTCTACCCGCTGACGCTGCTGCTGCACGCTGCCGGTGCTGGAGGCGTTCTTGATGCACCGATCGTCTGGATTCTCGAACTGCCAGTATCTGCGGTCAGGGTGGAGGCAGGGTGGTGGCTGCTGATCTCCTGGGGCGCTCTAAGCCTGCTTGCGCTTCCATCCAAGACGGTCAAAATGCTCCTGCCCTTTCTGGCCACGGCGGTATTTGTAGGCGCGGTCTATCAGGTAGCATAG
- a CDS encoding YihY family inner membrane protein, which produces MQENIHRYSWKRFKRHARYYWNQLLDSELTYYASSLSFYTIFTVIPLLMIILSIAVTMPSFQEYYADLKTFLIENLLPVQSEQISQYIDEFLSNAVKLSVVGSVMIVVASMLFFENYEYIVNKIFHTKRRSIWQSVTTYWTLVTLSPIAFGLSIYLSTRAAAVLGEYGATAWFNLVSLFPYFIVWMLFFIIYKISPNTNVDTKAAFITSFIIAAVWTLAKNGFVYYIFYNKTYSTVYGSFSIVLFTFIWIYTSWIIFVYGLKLCYLIDRAYKYRRGQKGQEHFDRLGWKRKQA; this is translated from the coding sequence ATGCAAGAGAACATCCACCGCTACTCCTGGAAACGCTTTAAGCGGCACGCCCGCTACTACTGGAACCAGCTCCTTGACTCCGAGCTGACCTACTACGCTTCGAGCCTCAGTTTCTACACGATCTTCACCGTCATACCGCTGCTGATGATCATCCTCTCCATCGCGGTGACGATGCCGAGTTTCCAGGAGTATTACGCGGATCTGAAAACCTTTCTCATCGAGAACCTCCTGCCTGTACAGTCCGAACAGATCTCCCAATATATCGACGAGTTTCTCAGCAACGCCGTCAAACTCAGCGTCGTCGGTTCCGTGATGATCGTCGTCGCCTCCATGCTCTTTTTCGAAAACTACGAGTACATCGTCAACAAGATCTTCCATACAAAACGCCGCTCCATCTGGCAGTCGGTCACGACCTACTGGACCCTGGTAACTTTGAGCCCGATCGCCTTCGGTCTCTCCATCTACCTCTCGACCCGGGCCGCCGCCGTACTCGGCGAATACGGGGCGACGGCATGGTTCAACCTGGTGAGCCTCTTCCCCTATTTCATCGTCTGGATGCTTTTCTTCATCATCTACAAGATCTCGCCCAACACCAACGTCGACACCAAGGCCGCCTTTATCACCTCCTTTATCATCGCCGCCGTCTGGACGCTGGCCAAGAACGGTTTTGTCTACTACATCTTCTACAACAAAACCTATTCAACCGTCTACGGCTCCTTCTCGATCGTCCTCTTCACCTTTATCTGGATCTACACCTCGTGGATCATCTTCGTCTACGGCCTCAAGCTATGCTACCTGATAGACCGCGCCTACAAATACCGCCGTGGCCAGAAAGGGCAGGAGCATTTTGACCGTCTTGGATGGAAGCGCAAGCAGGCTTAG